One Ezakiella massiliensis genomic window, ACGAGGAGTTAGAATTGCTAAATGAAAAACATAAAGCATCTAAGTGCAAAACTCTTAGGCAATTTATTATGAAATGTATTTTAGAAAAAGATATTTATGTATTAGATATGGATGTCTTTCGTGAAATGTCAACAAATATAAGTCGTACTTCAAATAATATAAATCAAATTGCTAAAAGGGTAAATACTACATCAATTATATATAAAGATGATGTAGAAGATTTAAAAAGCTTATTAGAAAATCAAGCAAAAGATATTTTCTCTATGCGTAAAAAAATATACTCTCTTACTAATTCTAATAGCATAAATACTGAGAAAGAATAATGGCAATTACTAAAATTCATCCTATAAAATCCACTTTAAAAGTAGCACTTGATTACATTATGAATAGTGATAAAACAGATGAAAAAATTCTAATTTCCTCCCTAAACTGTAACCCTATAACTGCTCATTTAGAATTTGAACAAACAAAAATAGAATGTAATTCTAAAGCAAAAGTTTTAGCAAGACATTTAATTCAAGCTTTTGCACCTGGAGAAACTACACCTGAAGAAGCACACAAAATTGGAATTGAATTATGTGAGAAGGTACTACAAGGAAAATATGAATACGTAATAACAACCCATGTAGATAAGGAGCATATTCATAACCATATTCTATTTAATAATGTTTCTTTTGATACAGGTAAAGCCTATCAAAGCAATAAAAAATCTTACCATCAAATTAGAAATTATAGTGATGACTTGTGTAGAAAATATAAGTTATCTGTTATAGATGAAGACTATATGAAGTTTAAAAATAAATATAAAACTAATGGGAAATCATATAAGGAATATATGGAATTTAAAAAAGGGACATCTTGGAAATATAGACTTCAAATATCTATTGATCATGCTATTCAAAAGTCTAATAGCTATGATAACTTTTTAAAAACTATGGAAGAATATGGATACGAAATCAAATTAGGCAAGTACTTATCTTTTCGTCATAAAGAACAAGGAGAAAAAGGACGATTTATTCGTGCTAAAGAAAATACTCTTGGAAAAGATTATACCAATGAAAAGATAAAGGAAAGAATCGAGAATAATATGAATAAAAAGTCAGTAAAAATTGATTTTGATTCTTCTACGAAAACATATAAAAAAGTCGACAATATAATAGACTTAAAAAATAATAAAAAGATACAATCTTCTGAAGCTTATGAAATATGGGCAAAGAAACACAATATGAATACTATGGCTGATACTTTAAATCAACTCAGAAAGTATGGGCTGACATCTAATATAGATCTAGAAAATAAACTTCAACAAGAAGCCATTAATAGGCAAAAAACTTTAAATGAAATTAAGAATATAGAAAAAGATTTGAACGAAATCTATACTGCAATTGAAGCTTTAAACACTTTACAAATAAATAAATCTATTTATGAAATCTATAAATCAAACTCTAAAGATAAAGAATTTTATACAGAATATAGAACTCAAATTATCACATACGAAAAGTCATTAACTACTTTAGACAAAAACAAGTATAAAAATTTAAGTATAAAAGAATTATCAAATATTTACGATGAATATAAAAGTAAAAAAGATATTCTTATGAAAGACTACTCTAATAAGAACACCTTGATTTACGAGCTTACTCAATTAAGAAAAAATACAGATAAGTATATTAATAATGAGTTAATATAAGTAATATATTTTTAAGATATTTAGAAAATAGGTTACGAAGTACTGTAACCATGACTTTCTCTCAATTGGTTCTGTAAAACCTGCTCTTCCCAATAGACTGTAAGCTGCTATTTTTCTTAATCAAAAAAATGCACTTTTATCACTAAATTCTGTGGTTCAAATATTTGTAACCTAATTTGGCACAATTAACCAATAAGGATAAATTTTAGATTATATCTTCAAAAATAAAATCAATTGTGATAGTATTTGACCCAATCCGCTTATTCTGCTTGTCCATTTACTTGAAGCATCCACCACTTCTAAATACAAACTTTTTTTATAAAACATGGTCATTTAAAAACATCATTTTGTTTTTTGTTACTTCTCTTAATTGTCTATTAAATAATTGTCTATTAAAGTTTTCCATTGCTATTATTTTTAAGTCTTTCATTTTGAAATGTTTAGATCTATGTTTTCACAGGACGATTTTACTATTTCTTGCTTGATCCATTTCTAATACTTAAAGATAATATTTTTCACCATATTCATAGTCTAAGTACTCGTCTAATTCTGCTTTTAACATTTGTTCCACTGTCTCACCTAAAATATCTTCTATTGTTTCTTGTGAGTCTTGCACTTTCTCTGAACGATATTATTCGATTTAACACTTTAGATATTTTATTTAATCTTATTTCTAATCTTTTATATACATAAAATATTACACAGTCACTCCTAAGAGTGCCTTAATATTAGTTCTATTAAATAAAGAACTTTTTAATTCTATTATTTAAAATATACAGGTTTTACATATCCATATTTCATTGCAATATGAACCATCTCTTGATAATTTCTAACACCCAATTTTTCGTATATGCGATTTAACGCTGTCGCTAATGAACTTTTACAAATATTACATTCCTTTGCGACTTCCATTCTTGTAAGCCCTGAACAATACAAATTAATAATTTCAATTTCTCTTTCTGTCAAATCATAATTCAAGTTAGTGTTTGCATTAAATATTAACTCTCCATTTACTACATCATTTAATTTCTTTACTAAAACTTTGATATTCTCATCTTTGCATATGAACCCTTTAGTACCTATTTTCTTCGCTTTCTCTTCAAAGCCTATTAAATCATATCCAGTTAGCATAACGATTTTTTGTTTTGGATATTTTATTAATATCTCATTAGCAACTTCTAATCCATCCTTATTGCCCTTCATTTTACTCAAATTAATATCCATTAAAATAATATCATATTCTTTTTTTTCTAATATTGATCCCAAATTAAAAATATCATCAATCAAATCAACAATATCTATTTCTTCTTCACGCTCTAAACTATATTTTAAACTATTAGAAAACATGGTATGGTCATCTATTAATAATATTTTCACAGATCACTTCCTCCTCTATAGGTATAGTTACATTAATTTTAATGAATGGTTCAACTTTGTCATAAAACTGATCAATTAATATTTTCCCATCTAATTTTTCAATTTCATCTTTTATAATCTCTAATCCTCTTCCATTCCCTATCTTTATATTTTCATAATCAAATACATCTTCATGATTGATTACGCTAATATATAATTCTCTATTATCCGTTTTTATATTAATCTCAGAATAATTTCCTTTTGAATGTTTGTATATATTTATACATAATTCATGCAAAATCTTATAAATAACCATATCGTATGGATAATTTACAAAAAACTCTTTATCACAATTTAAGTCTATTAATATATCATTTTTGTTAAACCTGTTCCTTAAAGATTCTATTAAATTATAGTAATTGTCTGCTAATGGTAAATCATAAATAATTGTAGGATTATATAATTCAATCTCGGACCTTGTAATTCCAATTAATTTATCTATTGTTTTAATTGACTCATCTAAAAATTCTTTTTCTCCTAAAAGAATATTCATTTTTATAGCTATTATATCTTGTAATATATCATCATGTAAAAAGTTTGAAATTCTTTTGTTATAATTCTTTTCTATATTGTATTGCTGTATTTTATTTCTTATCACTCCATTTGGATCTTTCTGTTTTTCAAAATAAAAGCAAAACATTAACATACTCTCTTTGTATATTGTTATTAGACTTATCCCCATATAAATAACTCTCCTTAGACCTTGTCCAAATAAATTTACAAATACTATAAATATACATAAAAACATACAGTCTATAATCATCAAGAGCATTTCATTTTTGTTTATCACTTTAGATGAATTTTGTTTTTTTAGTAGTATGAAATATAATGTAGTCAAATATATTGAATTCAACAAAAAGTATATTTCCAGCTTTTCTAACTTAGCGTTATTTATAAATATTCCGCTAAATATATATATAAATATTGAGGCAATAAATAAAAATGTTACCCCATATATTTTTGCACCAAACTCAAATAATATCTTTCGTTTCTTGTATGCCATAACAAAAGGACCAAATGTTATAATTACATACAAAATATAATTTATTATCTCTGCATACCCTAAATCAAGTGACTCAAACAATATAGCTAAAATTGTAAAAAATATAATAATCTTATTAAGTATTTTTATATCTATTAAATATGCACTAACGACTTTGAGTAAATTTGCTGTAATTACAAACACCGTTATTAGCTTAAATGTTGTGTACATATTACTTTTTAAAAAATCAAAAACGTCAACTACTACAAAAATATTAATACATAAAGTAGCTATTATAAAATTTTTAATCGTCTCCTTAACTCTATCTAATACCAAAATTTTATAGCTTATGTATCCGTATACTGTAAATAAACACAAAGAGAATAGTTGTATATTATTAATGCTATTATTTCCCAAATGACTAAGGACGAAATAACTAATCACACCTTGAACTATTATACATAAAACTAATAATACACTTTTTCTATTTATCATATACAGTACCTTCCATTTATCATGTTATTTTTAATTAATATCTGACTTTCTAAATATTAATATTGTTATTGTAATCATAATAAAAAAGACTATTAGGGATATAGTTGTAGGTCTAAGAGTTCCGTCTATAAAGTTTTTATTTATAATTACATTTTTTATTTGAGATAGCGGAAAAAATGTAATACTTTTTTTTATAAATTCTATAGGTATTATTCCCTGTAACATTGATATTACTACTGGAATTGCTAAAGAGATCCCTATTGTTTCTCCGATACTTTGGGTTGCAAATCCTAATAAAGAATAAATACTCGTTAAAGACATAAAGCATAAATTAGAAATAATTATTATTCTTACAATTTCAAGAATATTATTATAGTCTTTGATTGGTAAAAATCCATACTTTAAGCTTCCCATTATTCCTACTATAATTGGATACAAGTTAACAATTATAAAAGAAGCAATCATCAATACAATCAATTTTGATATTACAATGTCTTTTCGACTAATTCCTGAAGAAATCTGTCTTTGTATAATCTTTGAAGAAAAATCACTACCTATAAAATATCCACAATAAACCGCAATGAAAAATGACATAAATATATCTGAATAAGATTTTATAAAACCTTCATACCCACTGCTTATATTTCCCTGTACGGTATCTTGAAATCCACTTAATATTGATAACAATGTTACACTTAAAATTAGCACATAAAAAAACTTATCTTTCTTCAATCTTTCTGCATTAAATTTAATTAAGTTCTTCATTGTCTCCCTCCACTAATTTTATCATATATGTTTCTAAATTATCTCTTTTTATTTCTGTTTTACAGTTATTTAGTCTTAATTTTTTTATAATTTCTAGCTCTTCATCTTTTGAATATATGCCTCGAACCTCTAAAGTATTATTTTTTAATCTATATTCTCTTTCAGGGCATGCTATTTTCAATATATTATAAACTTCCTCGATATTTTCTCTATATCCTATAACAGATGTGCCTAAATCTTTCGTTAATTCTGTTTTTGAAACCACCTGTATTATTTTCCCCTTATCAATAAATATGAAATCTGTGGCTATCTCATACAATTCTGTTAATATGTGGCTAGATATTAATATTGTCTTATTTTCTTTTTCTATGAAATCTCTAAAAATTCTTCTTAGCTTTGATACGGATATTGGATCGATTCCGTTTGTTGGCTCATCTAAAATCAATAAATCAGGATTTTTCAAAAAAGCTATTCCTAATCCAAGTTTTTGCTTCGTTCCTAGCGATAAATTTTTAGCTTTCTTTTTTAAGCTATCCATTATTTCTAGTTGTTGGAATATTTCCTTTTGCTCCATTCCAAATTCAATCCCAAGTTCAATACAAGCTAATCTTATATTTTCTTCTGCAGTCAATCCGGAGTAAAAACTTGGAGTTTCAATCGTTGCACTGATATGTTCTCTACTCTTTATCAGTTCTTTTGAAAAAGATTTATTAAATAATTTTATAGAACCTTTTGTAGGAAAAATATTTCCAGTAATTATTTTAACTAAAGTAGATTTCCCAGCTCCATTTACTCCTATCAAACCATAAATTCTATTGCTTTCTATTTTTAAATCTATATTCTCTAGAGCGATAGTCTCTTTATACTTTTTAGAAATATTTTCTAATTGAATTACATCCATTTACGCTCAATCCTTTCTAATCTTCATTTGATTTTTCACTATTTTATTAAATTCTTCATCTTGAAGTTTCTCAATATTATTAATATCATCAGATAAAATATTATTTACATCTTCAACTTTTTGAGAATCTTTAAACAACTTTTTAGTCTCATCTTTAAGATGGTTTTTGTTTTGCTCTTTTAACGATAATTCTAAATTCTTTTCTGAACCATATACAATAACATTATTGTCACTTTTGGTTTTATATTTATAAACATTAGGGCAAACACATTTCAAAGTACCACTTAAGGCAAGCACAAGATTAGAATTCAGGCTATTTCCTAAACCTATATTCAATGCAATAATTCCATTTCTATTAAGATGCGCTTTACAATCCTCAAAAAATTCTCTAGTAGTTAGGTTTATTGGCATAGATATATTCTGATAAACATCAAGTATTATTAAATCATACATTTCATCTGTACTATTTAAATAATTCCTTCCGTCAGAAATTATAATTTTATCATCACTTTTATTAAAATAAAGCTCTCTTAAGTTGACAATATTTCTATCTATTTCTATCCCTGTAACTTCAAAATTATCAAAATTTTTATGCAACAAAGTAGACATAGTTCCCGTTCCATAACCAATAATTAAGATTTTATGCTTGACTTTATCATCAAGTAAATTATTAATCTTAACAAATTCGTCATAATAATATCCTGATTTCTTTTTATTCTTATCAACTTTTATTGACTGTGCGCCAAAAAATACATTTGTTTTTAAAGCTAATTTTCCATCATCATTTTGTGATACATTAATATAATTATATTCTGACTCTTCTTCGTGCACAGGCTTATCAAAGGCTAGACTTGTTGTTGATAAATATAACGACATACAAAGCCATAAAACACAAATAATTGAATTTAATAAAAAGTTCTTTTTTATTTTTTTGCTATATAATATCAAAATAATGGCTAGTACCGCTCCAAATAATAGAAAAGATCTTTTTACGCCTATTTTGGGGATTACTAATATAGTTGGTATCATTGTTCCTAACACAGATCCAAATATGTTGAATAAATATAAATTTCCCATTACATTTCCAGTTTCATCTAAAGAAGTTATACTTATTTTTGCTAGCAGTGGAGAGATTGTCCCCATAAAAATTAATGGAACACTAAATAATACTATGCTGCAAATAATAGAAGATATCATAATTATATTCCCTAATTGCACTTCAGAAGCCAATATTATTGACCCCATTATAACTATTTTAGACGTTAGTGGTACCGTACATATGAACAAAAAAGATATTAATAAATTTTTAACAATCCTTTCCTCACAAGTTCTTGTTTTTACTAATTTATCTGCACGTTTACCCCCAAAATAATTCCCAATTCCTATACAAATCATTATTAAGCTAATTTCAATTAACCAAATTAGAGTTGTTGAGCCAAAATAAGGAGATAATATTCTTGTCGCACTTGTTTCAATTCCCATTATACAAAACCCTGATATTAAAGCAGTAAAGTAATATATAATAACTTGCTTATTTTTATTTACATTCATATAGGCCCCCCATGTTCTAACTATTTTTTATATTTTTTTATGATTTTAACAAACAATAAAGATATGTAAACTAAAGATATTATATCTATAATTAAATTTGCTCCAATTTTGATTCTTTGAAATAGAAACAATTCTCCATAAAAAAGTAAACGAATTGATTCTAGTAAATTTCTCTTTCCAAAAACCACTTCTAATACTCTAATAATCCCAAAAATTATTATTATCAAATTCACTAATGCATACATCAAAGAATAAACTTTCACACACTTGCTACTTTCCATTGTATATGCTTTCCTTTTATTATATATTTTTTCATTATAAATATAATTTAATAATTTCATGGATCTACCATGAATATTCGGTTCATCAATAAAATCTGACAAAATCCAATATCCATCTAATCTTAAAAATGGATTCAAATTAAATATTATAAGAATTAAGTTAAATATAATTAGAGCATCCATAGTGTTATTTCGGATCATTACCGCCGAAAAAAAATACATAAATAATCCAACAAGCATTTGTAAATAAATCCCAGCAAAATCTATGATTAACCTTTTTTTATTACTTAATTTCCATGAATCACTTAGGTTAACATACATAACAGGTCTAAACATATATACTCCTATACCAATATTACCAACTTTACAATCAAGTGACTTAGATGAATATATATGTCCTAGTTCATGAACTACGAAGATTAAACCAAATGATATAAAAAATAGAAAATAATTAATACTGTTTATTCCGTTAATAAAATATATCCAATTAAATTCCTTTATATATTTTAGAGATATTACACAATAAATTATACTCAAAATTATTATAAGTGTTGGTTTAAATATAAATCCAGGTAATATCATTTTTAGTTTATCACCATCTATTATTGGTAAATGAAACCAAAATTTATATTGACTACTTTCATTATATTCGCTAAATACCCCAGTCATTATTAATCTATTATTTATTAAATCTTCTAATTCTGATTCTGATATCTCAAATCCTTCATTATTTAATTCATTTTTTACTTTATTTATGCTTTTTGTACCATCAAATTTTTTAATTATTTCTTCTACAATTGGCGTAACTCTTACCCTTTTCCCGTTATCAAAACTAAGTAGTAGTCTTCCATCATCTAGATATTCTTTAACGTAATGATTAGTCTTTAAATTTTCTACCATATTTACATCTCTAAAAATTTATACTTAATCGAATTTATATATTCTCTTAAAACTTCTTTAGCATTATTACAATAAGGGTCATTAATATCACCATTATTTTTTATAGCTGCGTAGGCACACCCACCGCCACAGAACGGAGCAATTTCACAATCCAAACATCTATCAATGTTCAATATACATCTATTACTCCATATTGAATATGCCTCTTTATTAAGACTAACTCTTTCATCGTTATAAAATCCTATAGCATATTGGGGATTTCCTATTGCTTCAGGACACGCATATATGTTACCCTCTGGATCATACACATAATATTGTCCTCTATTAGCTTCACAATACGTGTATTTTGCAAAATCTTTTTTTGCATTCTCAGAAGTTCCTCTCATTATATGAGATATTACTCTAAACATTGATAATCTATTTTCCATATAATTTGGAAACTTTTCATTTAATTTTTTTATAATCTCATCTTCCGATATTGTGTCCACAGCATTATCTGCAGTATGATCTGTCACAGGTGCTAAATCGAATCTAAAATTAGGGCTATCTATCCATTTTTTTGATTTTAAAAAATCTTCAAGCTCTTTTAAGTAGTTAATATTATACTGATTTATATTAACTCTTAAATTTATTTGCCTTATTTTAGTATTTACTAATAAATCCAATCCATTAACTATATCGTCAAATGTTCCTTTACCATTTTTATAAACTCTTCTAGAATCATGAATTAATTTAATTCCGTCAATAGTTATCTGTACGGAATCTATCGTATTTTCAAATCTTTTAAAAATATTTATGTAGTTTTCCACATGACTTCCATTTGTTATTATACTAACTGGAATATTATTTTTTTCAGCAAACGACAAAATTTTAATATTTATATCTTTGGTAATAGGAAGAATAGGTTCTCCCCCGAATAATTGAATTCGATGCTTTATATTTGGTTTATTCTCTTTTACTTTATATATAAAATCACAAATAGACTGACATTGATTATCACTAATAACTTTTTGTTGATTTCTAACCTTAGAAGGTTCAAAACAATATACACAATTCATATTACAAAACATAGTAGGACAAATAACATGAATCACAGATATATCACATAAATATTCATGAATTTTCATTTGTCGTTTCATCTCATTTAACTCATGATTTCTATCTTCAAATATATATCCTCTTTTCTTCAAAGAATCATATATATTTTTTTCTCTAGCATTCAAAGCTTTAATGTTATCTTGTTCACTAATTAAGTTTCACAACTTTAAAGCTAAAAACGTTAAATTATACTAAATTCTCCAACAACACAAACAAGAAATATATTCTTCTCTTTCTTCAAGCTCTTCAATTTCAACTTCCGTCCAAAGTTTCACTTCATTAACTGATTTCATAAAAGTTCTCCTTTCTAAATCTTAGTAAACAACGCAAATACAACTTTTGTTGTACTGTCTTTATAATATTATTTAATCTTATTTTTGTCAGCTTACTTTTGTCTTATTTTTCTATATTTACGATATTGAATAATCGATTCTTCTAAAAGTTTATTTCAAGGACAATTTTCTAATTCTGTTAAGTTTACGTAATTTCGCAAAACTTTGAAATTTTATCATATATATTAATATCAATTGCAAAAATAAAATTACATATATGAAAATTAATGATCATTGCTGATTAATTTTAATTATCTACTAATAGTTTTTTGATTTAAACTTGTTGTTATGTTTATACATTATTATATTAAGAATATTAATGTATAACCGATATTGCAAACTTATCAAAAAAATAAAGGCAATCCTAAAACCTGCCCCCTATAATCTTTTACCTTTCTATGCTATTATCCTTTTTCTTCTTTTCATCCACTTTCATATCCCCTTTAGTCTTAAATTCCTTTAATTTTCCTAGTGTTGATGCTTTTGCTTTAGTATGCTCTTTAGCTTTTAATAACTTTGCAGAGTATACTTTTAGATTTGTGTATTCCTTATTATCCTTTCCCATACTTTTCTTTTCTTTGCCAAATAGGTGTACAAAATCTCCTTTTTTCAAATTTTTTACTTGATTGATTTTGTCATTATAGGCGTAGCAGCTGATGAATTTTGCATTTCCTTCCTTGTCATTTTCAGCAATAGAAAAGGAGGCTACTTTAAAGTCCCTCCCATCTTTTGATTTTAAATCTTTAATTTCTATATCAGTTGCTATATTTCCATCTATATTTAATGTATCCTTTTCTTTATTATCAATATCTTTCATCTCTTTATCTCCTTGTTCTTGATTAGCTTCTAAATTTTCTTTTAACTCTTCTTCGTCTATATATTCAATAAACTTTTCATCAATAAGACCCATAACTGAATCGTTCATATAATTATCATAGGCATTATTAAGAACATTATCATTTTCTACTCCTGTTTCAAGAGATATAATACCTTTTACAAATTCTTTATGATTATATTCTGCTAAAAAATCTATTGTATTTTTCATGCTTTCAAAATTTGTATTTTCCATATTTGCTATTGTTTTTATATCACTTGCGTATCTAACAGAATCCCATTCATACTTTCCACTTTCTTTGTTAAACTCTACTCCTGTGGCTAAAATAAATTGCTTTCCGTCAAATAAGGTAGCTTGATTATCTTTCACATCCAATACCATAGTGTCTCCAAATTCAGTTTCAATTACATTTCCCTTTTTTATATTCATTTTTATTCCTCCATTTCTATTTTTATCTTTCTTATCTGTTAAATCTTTTATTTCTTCTTCCTTTCCGTCACTAATAATAAATTGTTTTATTTCTTCAACTGTTGGATCATCAATTGTAGTCTGGATAAATCCAACTAATTTATCTTCTGAATCGGCAAAATTTTTAATTCCATATTCAACTATATTGTTGATTATTCTCTGAGTATTACCATCAAAAGAAAAATTTTCTCGAATAAATTCATTAAATCTATCTCTATCAAATTCCATATTCTTTTTCCTCTAATAATCTCATTAAAAGTTTTATCTGCCACATGGTTCACTATTATTTATTTCTTTTATATTATTATTTACTGCTAAATTTCCCTTATATTCCTTTAATTTATCCATAATAGATGTTTTTTCTTTCCTTTCAAAATCTCCTATTTCCTGCACTTTACTATCTCTAAAATCAGCATCATTTCTATCTATTATTCCATCTAAATCCATATCTTTAGATAATGGATCATAGAAGTTGCCATCATCATCTATTTCAAGTCCCATTACTTCTCTCAGTTTTTCTTCATTTACTGATACAAGCTCACTAAAATTCCAAAAGCCAATAGATGTCTTTATCTGTACTAGCTCTTTTAAATCACTTGCATCTAAGGGATCATAGGTGTATTGAAAGCTGTCAATTAGGTTCTTATCTACATAGGTGTTCATCTTGTAATTTATTAAATCTAAACTTACTTGTATTTCATGTTTTTCATCTGGTGTAGTTGTATAAGCTATTCCTATATCTGTTAAGTCAGGAAATATAGTATCAAAGTCCTCTAACCTGTTTTCTTCATCATATTCTCTGTTAAGGAAGTCTATCAATTCTTCCTTTACTTCTTCTAGTAATGGATTATC contains:
- a CDS encoding plasmid mobilization protein, with amino-acid sequence MTSRFRNNGIYLMLSDEELELLNEKHKASKCKTLRQFIMKCILEKDIYVLDMDVFREMSTNISRTSNNINQIAKRVNTTSIIYKDDVEDLKSLLENQAKDIFSMRKKIYSLTNSNSINTEKE
- a CDS encoding relaxase/mobilization nuclease domain-containing protein, with protein sequence MAITKIHPIKSTLKVALDYIMNSDKTDEKILISSLNCNPITAHLEFEQTKIECNSKAKVLARHLIQAFAPGETTPEEAHKIGIELCEKVLQGKYEYVITTHVDKEHIHNHILFNNVSFDTGKAYQSNKKSYHQIRNYSDDLCRKYKLSVIDEDYMKFKNKYKTNGKSYKEYMEFKKGTSWKYRLQISIDHAIQKSNSYDNFLKTMEEYGYEIKLGKYLSFRHKEQGEKGRFIRAKENTLGKDYTNEKIKERIENNMNKKSVKIDFDSSTKTYKKVDNIIDLKNNKKIQSSEAYEIWAKKHNMNTMADTLNQLRKYGLTSNIDLENKLQQEAINRQKTLNEIKNIEKDLNEIYTAIEALNTLQINKSIYEIYKSNSKDKEFYTEYRTQIITYEKSLTTLDKNKYKNLSIKELSNIYDEYKSKKDILMKDYSNKNTLIYELTQLRKNTDKYINNELI
- a CDS encoding response regulator; the encoded protein is MKILLIDDHTMFSNSLKYSLEREEEIDIVDLIDDIFNLGSILEKKEYDIILMDINLSKMKGNKDGLEVANEILIKYPKQKIVMLTGYDLIGFEEKAKKIGTKGFICKDENIKVLVKKLNDVVNGELIFNANTNLNYDLTEREIEIINLYCSGLTRMEVAKECNICKSSLATALNRIYEKLGVRNYQEMVHIAMKYGYVKPVYFK
- a CDS encoding histidine kinase gives rise to the protein MINRKSVLLVLCIIVQGVISYFVLSHLGNNSINNIQLFSLCLFTVYGYISYKILVLDRVKETIKNFIIATLCINIFVVVDVFDFLKSNMYTTFKLITVFVITANLLKVVSAYLIDIKILNKIIIFFTILAILFESLDLGYAEIINYILYVIITFGPFVMAYKKRKILFEFGAKIYGVTFLFIASIFIYIFSGIFINNAKLEKLEIYFLLNSIYLTTLYFILLKKQNSSKVINKNEMLLMIIDCMFLCIFIVFVNLFGQGLRRVIYMGISLITIYKESMLMFCFYFEKQKDPNGVIRNKIQQYNIEKNYNKRISNFLHDDILQDIIAIKMNILLGEKEFLDESIKTIDKLIGITRSEIELYNPTIIYDLPLADNYYNLIESLRNRFNKNDILIDLNCDKEFFVNYPYDMVIYKILHELCINIYKHSKGNYSEINIKTDNRELYISVINHEDVFDYENIKIGNGRGLEIIKDEIEKLDGKILIDQFYDKVEPFIKINVTIPIEEEVICENIINR
- a CDS encoding ABC transporter permease, whose product is MKNLIKFNAERLKKDKFFYVLILSVTLLSILSGFQDTVQGNISSGYEGFIKSYSDIFMSFFIAVYCGYFIGSDFSSKIIQRQISSGISRKDIVISKLIVLMIASFIIVNLYPIIVGIMGSLKYGFLPIKDYNNILEIVRIIIISNLCFMSLTSIYSLLGFATQSIGETIGISLAIPVVISMLQGIIPIEFIKKSITFFPLSQIKNVIINKNFIDGTLRPTTISLIVFFIMITITILIFRKSDIN
- a CDS encoding ABC transporter ATP-binding protein — translated: MDVIQLENISKKYKETIALENIDLKIESNRIYGLIGVNGAGKSTLVKIITGNIFPTKGSIKLFNKSFSKELIKSREHISATIETPSFYSGLTAEENIRLACIELGIEFGMEQKEIFQQLEIMDSLKKKAKNLSLGTKQKLGLGIAFLKNPDLLILDEPTNGIDPISVSKLRRIFRDFIEKENKTILISSHILTELYEIATDFIFIDKGKIIQVVSKTELTKDLGTSVIGYRENIEEVYNILKIACPEREYRLKNNTLEVRGIYSKDEELEIIKKLRLNNCKTEIKRDNLETYMIKLVEGDNEELN
- a CDS encoding spermidine synthase → MNVNKNKQVIIYYFTALISGFCIMGIETSATRILSPYFGSTTLIWLIEISLIMICIGIGNYFGGKRADKLVKTRTCEERIVKNLLISFLFICTVPLTSKIVIMGSIILASEVQLGNIIMISSIICSIVLFSVPLIFMGTISPLLAKISITSLDETGNVMGNLYLFNIFGSVLGTMIPTILVIPKIGVKRSFLLFGAVLAIILILYSKKIKKNFLLNSIICVLWLCMSLYLSTTSLAFDKPVHEEESEYNYINVSQNDDGKLALKTNVFFGAQSIKVDKNKKKSGYYYDEFVKINNLLDDKVKHKILIIGYGTGTMSTLLHKNFDNFEVTGIEIDRNIVNLRELYFNKSDDKIIISDGRNYLNSTDEMYDLIILDVYQNISMPINLTTREFFEDCKAHLNRNGIIALNIGLGNSLNSNLVLALSGTLKCVCPNVYKYKTKSDNNVIVYGSEKNLELSLKEQNKNHLKDETKKLFKDSQKVEDVNNILSDDINNIEKLQDEEFNKIVKNQMKIRKD
- a CDS encoding site-2 protease family protein: MVENLKTNHYVKEYLDDGRLLLSFDNGKRVRVTPIVEEIIKKFDGTKSINKVKNELNNEGFEISESELEDLINNRLIMTGVFSEYNESSQYKFWFHLPIIDGDKLKMILPGFIFKPTLIIILSIIYCVISLKYIKEFNWIYFINGINSINYFLFFISFGLIFVVHELGHIYSSKSLDCKVGNIGIGVYMFRPVMYVNLSDSWKLSNKKRLIIDFAGIYLQMLVGLFMYFFSAVMIRNNTMDALIIFNLILIIFNLNPFLRLDGYWILSDFIDEPNIHGRSMKLLNYIYNEKIYNKRKAYTMESSKCVKVYSLMYALVNLIIIIFGIIRVLEVVFGKRNLLESIRLLFYGELFLFQRIKIGANLIIDIISLVYISLLFVKIIKKYKK